A window of the Cuculus canorus isolate bCucCan1 chromosome 3, bCucCan1.pri, whole genome shotgun sequence genome harbors these coding sequences:
- the LOC104056498 gene encoding sulfotransferase 6B1, translating to MEKPRQKFKDIIDQASAAASKMHRDELMFLYKGVPYPVTFCSPEVFRAMESFEARSDDIILAGYPKSGTNWLTQILNDLADIHEKKTQNKQNTVDNEELEEFPYLEVGDTEKYERMKRLPSRRVIVTHLRPEYLPRSIFKNKAKILLLIRNPKDVATSFYHFTKRMAPLPSYETWDDFFEAFMTNKMAWGCYFQYLSEWNKYADDENVMAVTYEELKENRVVGVKNIAAFLGISMTEAELQSVVERSSFQSMKKNSDKTHGSFGEILFRKGGVSDWKNLFSEDQNEKMDKAFEEHMRGTKLGTKLKYEMYCKA from the exons atGGAGAAGCCCAGGCAAAAATTTAAGGATATTATAGAtcaagcatctgctgctgcaagcAAAATGCATCGTGATGAACTGATGTTTTTGTACAAGGGGGTTCCCTACCCTGTTACTTTTTGCAGTCCTGAAGTATTCAGAGCCATGGAGTCCTTTGAGGCCAGAAGCGATGATATCATTTTGGCTGGATATCCTAAATCTG gcACAAACTGGTTGACTCAAATCTTAAATGATCTGGCAGACATAcatgagaagaaaacacagaataaacaaaatactGTGGATAATGAAGAGCTAGAAGAGTTCCCCTACTTGGAGGTTGGAGATACTGAGAAATATGAG AGAATGAAGAGATTACCTTCTCGGAGAGTTATAGTTACTCATCTCCGTCCTGAATACCTTCCCAGATCTAtcttcaaaaataaagcaaag atATTGTTGCTGATTCGCAATCCAAAAGATGTAGCTACATCGTTTTACCATTTTACCAAACGCAtggctcctcttccctcctATGAGACCTGGGATGATTTCTTCGAAGCTTTCATGACAAACAAAA TGGCCTGGGGGTGCTACTTTCAATACCTTTCCGAATGGAACAAATACGCTGATGATGAAAATGTTATGGCAGTAACTTACGAAGAGCTAAAAGAG AATCGGGTCGTAGGTGTGAAAAACATAGCTGCTTTCCTTGGGATTTCAATGACCGAGGCAGAACTTCAGAGTGTGGTAGAaaggagcagcttccagtcaaTGAAGAAGAACTCAGACAAGACCCATGGGTCATTTGGCGAAATTCTCTTTCGCAAAG GTGGTGTAAGTGATTGGAAGaatcttttcagtgaagatCAGAATGAGAAAATGGATAAAGCATTTGAAGAACATATGAGAGGAACTAAACTGGGAACAAAGCTAAAGTATGAAATGTATTGTAAAGCCTGA